One window of the Acaryochloris sp. CCMEE 5410 genome contains the following:
- a CDS encoding transposase family protein encodes MVYFRLYPTQEVQGYLFGVC; translated from the coding sequence TTGGTCTATTTCCGCCTATATCCGACCCAAGAAGTCCAAGGATATCTATTTGGGGTTTGCTGA
- a CDS encoding transposase family protein encodes MSQAQANEWIHRLSGVLNQALGYEKQLPEWEPANLEAVLDGCPSLEFMIDGTERPINRPKDKKDRKTYYSGKKKAHTVKNNIISERGGKVLFLSDTYEGKKHDKKIADEEGYRFPEGSKLWQDTGFQGFAPGGVSIKQPKKKPQKAELTDPQKEENRQISKVRVEVEHQIGGIKRCQIVVQKFRNWVDHYVDDVMETACGLHNFRLTHRRGKITGQFGTA; translated from the coding sequence ATGAGTCAAGCTCAAGCGAATGAATGGATCCATCGACTCAGTGGTGTGCTCAATCAAGCCTTAGGTTATGAGAAGCAACTGCCAGAGTGGGAACCAGCGAACCTAGAAGCAGTGCTTGACGGCTGCCCAAGCTTAGAATTCATGATTGATGGAACAGAACGTCCCATCAATCGACCGAAGGATAAGAAGGACCGCAAGACCTATTACAGTGGCAAGAAAAAAGCCCACACGGTCAAAAACAATATCATCAGCGAACGAGGAGGCAAGGTATTGTTTTTGAGTGATACCTATGAAGGCAAAAAGCATGATAAGAAGATTGCTGATGAAGAAGGGTATCGGTTCCCAGAAGGGAGTAAGCTTTGGCAAGATACTGGGTTCCAAGGATTTGCCCCAGGTGGGGTGAGCATCAAGCAACCGAAGAAGAAACCTCAAAAAGCAGAATTGACAGATCCACAGAAAGAGGAAAATCGACAAATTTCAAAGGTCCGAGTTGAGGTGGAGCATCAAATTGGGGGGATTAAACGCTGTCAGATAGTGGTTCAGAAATTTAGAAATTGGGTTGACCATTATGTTGATGATGTGATGGAAACGGCTTGTGGGCTTCATAATTTCCGGTTGACTCACCGGCGCGGGAAAATTACCGGGCAATTTGGAACTGCCTAA
- a CDS encoding DUF4090 family protein: MANPSNTTGAEAVDAAISNGLDLDGSPIPAAKLNLYKQVMGLESNRQRSGVSNTMRSRIVRIGAKHIAQAELNQMLLDADFAPLKDKEIAFYYGGK; this comes from the coding sequence ATGGCAAATCCTTCCAACACAACGGGTGCAGAGGCTGTTGATGCTGCTATCTCAAATGGTCTCGATCTCGATGGCTCTCCTATCCCCGCTGCCAAACTCAATCTCTACAAACAGGTGATGGGCCTAGAGTCTAATCGGCAGCGCAGTGGCGTATCGAATACGATGCGATCGCGGATTGTCCGCATTGGAGCCAAGCATATTGCTCAAGCCGAACTCAATCAAATGCTCTTGGATGCCGACTTCGCTCCCTTAAAAGATAAGGAAATCGCTTTTTATTACGGTGGCAAATAA
- a CDS encoding DNA alkylation repair protein: protein MANNLTAEAVHEQLLSLANPEIAEHSQRFFKTGAGEYGEGDQFLGIRVPVLRQQVTRYQKLPNDELIRLLQSPFHEERLFALLIWVKQFQTGSEKEQAHLYDLYLRHTQFINNWDLVDSSAYQIVGAFLERKDRQPIYPLAQSQSLWERRIAMMATFQWIRNHDFEDALAIAKLLLHDKEDLIHKAVGWMLREIGKRDLETEKAFLKAHYQEMPRTMLRYAIEKFPQSERQRYLKGLV from the coding sequence GTGGCAAATAACCTGACTGCGGAAGCTGTTCATGAACAGCTCCTATCCCTAGCCAATCCAGAGATTGCCGAGCATTCTCAGCGATTCTTTAAAACTGGGGCAGGTGAATATGGCGAGGGTGATCAGTTCTTAGGAATCCGGGTGCCTGTGCTTCGGCAGCAGGTCACTCGATATCAAAAACTTCCCAATGATGAATTGATTCGTCTTCTGCAATCCCCTTTTCATGAAGAGCGCTTGTTTGCTCTTCTCATCTGGGTGAAGCAATTTCAGACAGGCTCTGAAAAAGAACAAGCCCATCTATACGATCTCTATCTCCGCCATACCCAGTTCATCAACAACTGGGATTTGGTGGACAGTTCTGCCTATCAAATCGTGGGAGCGTTTCTAGAAAGGAAAGATCGTCAACCCATCTACCCCCTTGCCCAATCTCAAAGCCTATGGGAGCGACGGATTGCGATGATGGCGACCTTTCAATGGATTCGCAACCATGATTTCGAGGATGCATTAGCGATTGCCAAACTACTACTACACGACAAAGAAGATCTCATCCATAAAGCCGTAGGCTGGATGCTGCGGGAAATTGGCAAACGGGATTTAGAAACGGAGAAAGCCTTTCTCAAAGCCCATTACCAGGAGATGCCCCGGACAATGTTACGGTATGCCATTGAGAAATTTCCCCAATCTGAACGACAAAGATATTTGAAAGGGTTAGTTTAG
- a CDS encoding formylglycine-generating enzyme family protein — translation MVEIPGGEFIMGASEEEDGSWDRERPQHHVSITPFLMSRFTVTQAQWEAIMESNPSQFKGANRPVENITCNEAVDFCQKLSQKSGKNYRLPSEAEWEYACRGGTSTPFHFGETITPALANYTDAYGSEGENRQQTTEVGYFPPNGFGLYDLHGNVWELCLDTWHENYKGAPTDGSAWMDQNPKYHVVRGGSWISGPRLCRCANRGRSPIAGLIQGFRIVCSIPKSVE, via the coding sequence ATGGTTGAGATACCAGGAGGGGAATTTATCATGGGGGCATCTGAAGAAGAGGACGGAAGTTGGGATAGGGAACGGCCTCAACATCATGTGAGCATCACCCCATTTTTGATGAGTCGATTTACTGTGACTCAAGCCCAGTGGGAAGCCATCATGGAGTCAAACCCTTCCCAATTCAAAGGAGCAAATCGGCCCGTCGAAAATATTACTTGTAATGAAGCGGTGGACTTTTGCCAAAAACTGTCCCAGAAAAGTGGCAAGAACTATCGCCTTCCGAGTGAAGCAGAGTGGGAGTATGCCTGCCGAGGCGGAACGTCGACCCCCTTTCATTTTGGAGAGACGATTACCCCCGCCCTTGCCAACTATACTGACGCTTACGGTTCCGAGGGAGAGAATCGGCAACAGACAACAGAGGTCGGATATTTTCCTCCCAATGGGTTTGGTTTATACGACCTGCATGGGAATGTTTGGGAATTATGTCTGGATACTTGGCATGAGAACTATAAAGGTGCACCAACAGATGGGAGTGCCTGGATGGATCAGAATCCCAAATATCATGTAGTCCGTGGTGGTTCTTGGATCAGCGGTCCGAGGCTCTGTCGCTGTGCGAATCGCGGTCGCAGTCCTATTGCTGGCCTGATTCAGGGGTTTCGGATTGTCTGCTCTATCCCCAAGTCTGTTGAGTAG
- a CDS encoding calcium-binding protein, with protein MGRVVKAVVKEVKKIAPSPTKHGGWGNDTLIGYMPVNYLYGHGGNDTLKAYGWKNTVDGGSGNDHVEAWGGRNTLRGGSGDDRIYGYGGSNHASGGSGNDKIYVYGLKNTVYGGSGNDRVETTSWGNKVYGEWGDDHVIAKGGWNHIGGGSGRDWLQVYGIKNHIDGGSGSDWIEAYGAENRIYGGSGDDSIKTGAIKNTIYGGWGNDKVETTAWGNKVYGEQGDDHVIAKGGWNHIDGGSGRDWLQVYGIKNHINGGSGSDWIEAYGAENTIYGGSGDDSIKTFAVKNTVYGGWGNDKIETTAWGNKVYAEWGDDHVIAKGGWNHIDGGSGRDWLQVYGIKNTIQGGSGSDWIEAYGAQNTIYGGSGDDSIKTFAASNTVYAGDGHDTITTAAVSNTIHAGSGNDKVIALGGKNTVHGNGGNNTLIAAGGYNRLTAGWGNDTLIAVGGYNNMDAGHGNNTSVGVGGFNTMNAGHGNDFMFGFGGANKINAGHGRNTVIGLGGANIINSGYGNDTIIGVGGANVVNAGDGNNTVIGFGGLNKLHSGNGNDIMVGVAAGNWLTSAGGNDLIIGLGAANYLNGGAGNDILISAAAANVQVGGEGQDVMVALGAANAMAGDTVGKDTLKNMAKDLDLGSLKLSDASLPKLDFSDFSLPNFKEFEVDFSDLGDVIPAFQAPSFFLGQLPNPGSLKFSLNGPEIKLPELPDVRDLSLDTPDIGLNFPGFDFKVTGFKNVQLPSIQMPSINLPGSLIPSLKLPTSSIGLPSLTIPSLSLPTIDIPKVNLPSIPVPQVTLPTLNIPALGLPSLPDLPSIPSVNLPDPLQTLKDKANNVAQSIKLPNLTLPNFNLYSHGANSDIMVAAGKANFLLGGQGSDIQVSLGKANVLWGGDGADVQAALGAVNILSGGNGDDIQVAGGKVNVVDGGLGNDIQASIGKFNLLKGGQGNDLMLAGGSLNKMLGQDGNDIMIGGGKLNTMMGGAGNDIMVGGGKFNKMLAGTGDDLVVGGGKFNTMLGGEGNDILLGGGKTNTMKGGAGDDIIVGGGKMNRLFGGAGNDLILGAGKTNIFKGGKGDDIILGAGKKNVLKGGEGNDIILGGGQTNSFTGGKGNDILIGGGKKNTLKGGAGDDILIGGGKENKLIGGKGNDFILAIGQKNTFDGGKGDDIILGLGQETKIKSGSGNDIVLVKGAKNSFMSLGGLNRIYGAGKNNTIQGGQDKDTIHAGGESNTYDAGAGDDTLISIGNNITLTGGAGNDTYQIGSKDAFGASLGANPGGMRTTTIDNQGDASTTDKLLLGANVDYRNIDFSRSGNDVQLNVLDTNEVVILKDWYATPLSQQVDTIQIGNGASIQSSQVNDMVEAWDAYENAGATLAAKTQLDSTLKQAWAV; from the coding sequence ATGGGACGCGTTGTTAAAGCAGTAGTAAAAGAAGTTAAGAAAATTGCACCTTCCCCCACCAAGCACGGGGGTTGGGGCAATGACACCCTTATCGGATATATGCCCGTCAATTATCTCTATGGTCATGGCGGCAACGACACATTAAAAGCCTACGGTTGGAAAAATACAGTTGACGGTGGCAGCGGCAATGACCATGTGGAAGCATGGGGCGGTCGCAATACCCTTCGAGGCGGCTCCGGAGATGATCGCATTTACGGCTATGGTGGCTCGAATCACGCGAGTGGTGGATCAGGCAATGACAAAATCTATGTTTATGGCCTTAAAAATACAGTTTACGGGGGTTCGGGTAATGACAGAGTTGAAACTACATCCTGGGGCAACAAAGTTTACGGTGAGTGGGGTGATGACCATGTGATTGCCAAGGGCGGCTGGAATCATATTGGTGGTGGTTCTGGACGAGACTGGCTGCAAGTCTATGGCATCAAAAACCATATCGACGGTGGCTCCGGCAGCGATTGGATTGAAGCCTATGGTGCTGAAAATAGGATTTATGGAGGCTCGGGTGATGACAGCATTAAAACAGGTGCAATTAAAAACACAATCTACGGTGGCTGGGGCAATGACAAGGTTGAAACTACAGCCTGGGGCAACAAAGTTTATGGTGAACAGGGTGATGATCATGTGATTGCCAAAGGAGGCTGGAACCATATTGATGGCGGTTCTGGACGGGATTGGCTGCAAGTCTATGGCATCAAAAACCATATCAACGGTGGCTCTGGAAGTGACTGGATTGAAGCCTACGGTGCTGAAAATACAATCTACGGCGGTTCTGGTGATGACAGCATCAAGACATTTGCTGTAAAAAACACCGTCTACGGTGGCTGGGGCAATGACAAGATTGAGACTACAGCCTGGGGTAATAAAGTCTACGCTGAATGGGGCGACGATCATGTGATTGCCAAAGGAGGCTGGAACCATATTGATGGCGGTTCTGGACGCGATTGGCTACAAGTCTATGGCATCAAAAACACCATTCAAGGTGGCTCTGGCAGCGATTGGATTGAAGCTTACGGTGCTCAGAATACAATTTACGGTGGTTCTGGTGATGACAGCATTAAGACATTTGCTGCATCAAACACAGTCTATGCAGGGGATGGACATGACACGATTACAACTGCTGCTGTTTCCAACACCATCCATGCAGGTTCTGGGAATGACAAAGTCATAGCCCTCGGTGGAAAGAACACCGTTCATGGCAATGGAGGCAACAACACTCTAATTGCGGCGGGTGGATACAACCGCCTGACTGCAGGCTGGGGTAATGACACCCTGATTGCGGTCGGTGGTTACAACAATATGGATGCAGGCCACGGCAACAACACCTCAGTGGGTGTCGGTGGTTTTAACACCATGAACGCTGGCCACGGAAATGACTTTATGTTTGGGTTTGGTGGAGCCAACAAAATAAATGCAGGCCACGGTCGCAACACCGTTATCGGCTTAGGTGGCGCTAACATTATCAACTCAGGTTATGGCAACGACACCATCATCGGTGTTGGGGGTGCCAATGTGGTCAATGCGGGGGATGGCAATAACACCGTTATCGGATTTGGCGGACTCAACAAACTCCATAGCGGCAATGGTAACGACATCATGGTCGGTGTTGCCGCTGGTAACTGGCTCACCTCCGCTGGTGGTAACGACCTGATCATTGGCCTAGGGGCAGCCAACTACTTAAACGGCGGCGCTGGAAATGACATTCTGATCAGTGCAGCCGCAGCCAACGTTCAAGTCGGTGGCGAAGGCCAAGATGTGATGGTGGCCCTTGGTGCAGCCAATGCCATGGCGGGCGATACCGTTGGCAAAGATACCCTAAAGAACATGGCTAAAGATTTAGACTTGGGTTCTCTGAAGCTTTCTGATGCCAGCCTCCCGAAATTAGACTTCTCCGACTTCAGCCTTCCCAACTTCAAAGAGTTTGAGGTTGACTTTAGCGACTTGGGTGACGTTATTCCTGCCTTCCAGGCACCTAGCTTCTTTCTGGGGCAACTCCCCAATCCTGGCAGCCTGAAGTTCAGCTTAAACGGTCCAGAAATCAAGTTACCTGAACTACCGGATGTTCGCGACTTGTCCCTCGATACGCCTGATATTGGTTTGAACTTCCCTGGATTTGACTTTAAGGTCACGGGCTTTAAGAATGTGCAACTGCCTTCGATTCAGATGCCCTCTATCAACCTGCCTGGCTCCTTAATTCCTAGCTTGAAACTGCCTACCTCCAGCATTGGTTTGCCTTCCCTAACGATTCCTAGCTTGAGTCTCCCTACCATCGATATTCCTAAGGTCAACCTACCTTCTATCCCCGTTCCTCAGGTCACACTCCCGACCCTCAATATTCCAGCTTTAGGCTTACCTTCCTTACCTGACTTGCCTTCTATCCCTTCGGTTAACCTTCCAGATCCCTTACAAACGCTCAAAGACAAAGCCAACAACGTTGCTCAGTCCATCAAGCTTCCCAATCTGACCCTGCCTAACTTCAATCTCTATAGCCACGGTGCCAACAGCGACATTATGGTTGCAGCCGGTAAAGCCAACTTCCTCCTCGGTGGTCAAGGCAGCGATATTCAAGTCTCTCTCGGAAAAGCCAATGTCCTCTGGGGTGGCGACGGTGCTGATGTCCAAGCGGCTCTGGGTGCCGTAAACATCTTATCGGGTGGCAATGGTGACGACATCCAAGTGGCTGGCGGTAAGGTCAATGTCGTGGATGGTGGACTGGGTAACGATATCCAAGCTTCCATCGGTAAGTTCAACCTTCTCAAAGGCGGACAAGGGAATGACCTGATGCTGGCGGGTGGCTCCCTCAACAAAATGCTGGGTCAGGATGGCAACGACATCATGATTGGTGGCGGTAAGCTCAACACCATGATGGGCGGAGCTGGCAATGACATTATGGTTGGCGGCGGTAAATTCAACAAAATGCTTGCCGGAACTGGGGATGACCTGGTGGTTGGCGGCGGTAAGTTCAACACCATGCTGGGGGGCGAAGGCAATGACATCCTCCTGGGTGGTGGAAAGACCAACACCATGAAAGGCGGTGCTGGGGATGACATCATCGTCGGCGGCGGCAAAATGAACCGCCTCTTCGGTGGCGCTGGCAATGACCTGATTCTAGGTGCTGGTAAGACCAACATCTTCAAAGGTGGCAAGGGTGACGATATCATCCTCGGTGCCGGTAAGAAGAATGTCCTCAAGGGTGGTGAAGGCAATGACATCATCCTCGGCGGTGGTCAAACCAATAGCTTCACTGGTGGCAAAGGTAACGACATCCTCATCGGGGGCGGTAAGAAGAACACCCTCAAAGGTGGTGCTGGGGATGACATCCTCATCGGTGGCGGTAAGGAAAATAAGCTTATCGGTGGCAAGGGAAATGACTTTATCCTGGCTATCGGTCAAAAAAACACCTTTGACGGTGGCAAAGGCGATGATATTATCCTTGGCCTCGGTCAGGAAACCAAAATCAAGTCCGGTTCCGGTAACGATATCGTCCTGGTCAAGGGGGCCAAGAATAGCTTTATGAGCCTGGGTGGTTTGAACCGCATCTACGGTGCCGGTAAGAACAACACTATCCAGGGTGGACAAGATAAGGACACAATCCATGCAGGCGGTGAGTCCAATACTTACGATGCTGGTGCTGGAGATGACACCCTGATTTCTATCGGTAACAACATCACCTTGACGGGTGGGGCTGGCAACGACACTTACCAAATCGGTAGCAAAGATGCGTTTGGCGCTTCTCTGGGGGCCAATCCTGGTGGAATGCGCACCACCACTATCGATAACCAAGGCGACGCCAGCACCACTGACAAGCTATTGCTAGGGGCCAATGTTGATTACCGCAATATAGACTTCTCCAGAAGCGGCAATGATGTCCAGCTTAATGTCTTAGACACCAATGAGGTGGTTATCCTCAAGGATTGGTATGCAACGCCTCTATCCCAGCAGGTTGACACCATCCAAATTGGCAACGGAGCTTCTATCCAGAGCTCTCAAGTCAATGACATGGTGGAAGCTTGGGATGCGTATGAGAACGCAGGGGCTACTCTAGCGGCTAAGACTCAGTTAGATTCAACCCTGAAGCAAGCTTGGGCTGTCTAG
- a CDS encoding toxin-activating lysine-acyltransferase translates to MMTQDMPTTVDTPSDQIDAPETPLSATASADDLPQVTPEDVQQRLQLLGSITWLMMQSPLHRSYTLAELEARILPSLMHDQFRYYQVGGQPVGFLNWAWLSEEVEATYQTGEYQLLFPEWKSGERLWYPEFIAPFGHARHIVKDIRKNIFTKGTPAKALRVDAAGNLRSIAKYTL, encoded by the coding sequence ATGATGACTCAAGATATGCCAACAACAGTAGATACCCCTTCAGATCAGATTGATGCTCCTGAAACACCCCTATCAGCGACAGCCAGTGCAGATGATCTGCCTCAAGTTACTCCAGAAGACGTGCAACAACGGCTGCAATTGCTGGGATCAATCACTTGGTTGATGATGCAGTCTCCTCTCCATCGGTCTTACACCCTTGCAGAACTAGAAGCCCGCATCTTACCGAGCTTGATGCATGATCAATTTCGCTATTACCAAGTGGGCGGACAGCCTGTAGGATTTCTCAATTGGGCCTGGCTTTCGGAAGAGGTGGAAGCGACTTATCAAACCGGAGAATATCAACTGTTATTTCCTGAATGGAAAAGTGGTGAACGCCTTTGGTACCCCGAATTTATCGCCCCCTTTGGTCATGCCCGCCACATCGTCAAGGATATTCGTAAAAACATCTTCACCAAGGGCACCCCCGCTAAAGCGCTTCGGGTGGATGCTGCTGGCAATCTGCGTTCCATCGCCAAGTACACCCTCTAA
- a CDS encoding toxin-activating lysine-acyltransferase, whose amino-acid sequence MTTTPATTEFDLEQIQEAPEADLVIPVDNATIPEPTEATDGHPEQDAIASGSIEEQAPAPDQREEAQAQISPEVMRQRLQLLGGITWLMLQSPQHWHCTIKELEARILPSLTLNQFRFYEVGGQPIGFVSWAYLSDEVEEKYQTGEYKLLPQEWRSGERLWCTNFISPFEHDPSIFEDLRQTIFPQGTTAKMIRTQEDGSRSIVEYQLGADK is encoded by the coding sequence ATGACCACTACCCCCGCAACAACTGAATTCGATCTAGAGCAAATTCAAGAAGCACCTGAAGCAGACCTCGTGATACCCGTTGATAACGCAACTATTCCTGAACCGACTGAAGCGACAGATGGCCACCCAGAACAAGATGCTATTGCTTCAGGTTCAATTGAAGAACAAGCCCCTGCTCCTGACCAAAGGGAAGAGGCTCAAGCTCAAATCTCACCCGAGGTAATGCGGCAGAGATTACAACTTTTAGGTGGTATTACTTGGTTAATGTTGCAATCTCCCCAACATTGGCATTGCACTATCAAAGAATTAGAAGCGAGAATTTTACCCAGTCTCACCCTCAACCAGTTTCGCTTTTACGAAGTCGGTGGTCAGCCTATCGGATTTGTAAGTTGGGCTTACTTGTCCGATGAGGTTGAAGAGAAGTATCAAACTGGAGAATACAAACTGCTTCCCCAAGAGTGGCGGAGTGGTGAACGGCTTTGGTGTACCAATTTTATTTCACCTTTCGAACATGACCCAAGTATATTTGAGGACTTGCGCCAGACAATTTTTCCCCAGGGCACAACGGCAAAAATGATCCGCACCCAAGAAGATGGCTCTCGTTCCATCGTTGAATATCAACTGGGAGCAGATAAATAA
- the pyrC gene encoding dihydroorotase: MQKLTLTRPDDWHLHLRDGDALKAVLPHSARQFARAIVMPNLKPPVRTVADAAAYRDRILAALPVGQTFEPLMTLYLTDNTSPEEISAAKESKFVKAVKYYPAGATTNSDLGVTDIRKCDRIFAAMEQVDIPLLLHGEVTDTDIDVFDREKVFIETHLIPLVSRFPQLRVVLEHITTSEAVTFVLNTNENIGATITPQHLLFSRNAIFKGGIRPHYYCLPILKREKHRQALLQAATSGNPKFFLGTDSAPHARNSKEQSCGCAGCYSALHAMELYAEAFESADALNKLEAFASFYGPDFYRLPRNTETITLGKQTWQIPDEVPFPGTGLVPLRAGEEITWKLMDG; this comes from the coding sequence ATGCAAAAACTCACCCTCACTCGGCCCGACGATTGGCACCTCCATTTACGGGATGGAGATGCCTTAAAGGCAGTTCTCCCCCACTCGGCACGCCAGTTCGCTCGCGCTATTGTCATGCCCAATCTGAAGCCTCCAGTCCGCACAGTCGCTGATGCTGCAGCCTATCGGGACCGAATTTTGGCAGCCCTTCCAGTGGGTCAAACCTTTGAACCCTTGATGACCCTCTATCTGACCGACAATACTAGCCCTGAAGAAATCAGTGCTGCCAAAGAATCTAAGTTTGTCAAAGCGGTGAAGTACTATCCGGCAGGGGCCACCACCAATTCTGACTTGGGAGTAACGGATATTCGGAAATGCGATCGCATCTTCGCAGCCATGGAGCAGGTCGATATCCCCCTGTTACTCCATGGAGAAGTAACCGACACCGATATTGATGTGTTTGATCGCGAAAAAGTGTTTATCGAAACCCACCTGATTCCCCTCGTATCGCGATTTCCTCAACTGCGAGTGGTGCTTGAGCATATCACCACCTCCGAAGCAGTGACGTTTGTCCTCAATACCAACGAAAATATTGGCGCAACGATCACGCCTCAACACCTTCTATTCAGTCGTAATGCCATATTTAAAGGTGGAATTCGTCCCCATTATTATTGCCTGCCTATTCTGAAACGAGAGAAACATCGGCAGGCACTGTTGCAAGCAGCGACATCCGGCAACCCCAAGTTTTTTCTCGGTACCGATAGCGCTCCCCATGCTCGCAATTCGAAAGAGCAATCCTGTGGCTGTGCCGGTTGCTATTCGGCCCTCCATGCCATGGAATTATATGCAGAAGCGTTTGAAAGTGCTGATGCCCTCAACAAACTGGAAGCTTTTGCCAGCTTCTATGGCCCAGACTTTTACCGACTTCCCCGCAATACCGAAACAATCACCTTAGGGAAACAGACTTGGCAAATCCCCGATGAAGTCCCCTTCCCAGGAACTGGCCTTGTCCCCCTCAGGGCAGGAGAAGAAATCACCTGGAAATTAATGGACGGATAG